A single genomic interval of Celeribacter indicus harbors:
- a CDS encoding IS256 family transposase: MTISKDILDELLKGVERPEDLLGDAGLMKELKIKLMERMLGAELTAHLGYEEGKDAPPGQTNRRNGASSKVLKSQDGELPLAVPRDRDSSFEPELVKKGQTRIDGIDDKIIGLYAAGLTVRDIQAHLLDLYGLKVSPDLISRVTDAVLDEVREWQTRALDRMYPIVIFDALRVKIRDADSRTVKNKAVYVALGVTRDGSREVLGLWTAENEGAKFWLSVMNELKNRGVQDILIAVVDGLKGFPEAITAAFPDAMVQTCIVHLVRHSLNFCSWKDRKAVAADLRRIYSAPTADMAEAELDAFEEKWAGKYASIAPAWRRAWQEVIPFFGFDPAIRKIIYTTNAIESLNRVIRKTIKTRGSFPTDEAATKLIYLAIRKFEKDGRNVREWFAARNQFAIMFGERFDA, encoded by the coding sequence ATGACTATTTCGAAAGACATCTTGGACGAATTGCTTAAGGGTGTGGAGCGCCCTGAGGATCTGCTCGGCGATGCCGGGCTGATGAAAGAGCTGAAGATCAAGCTCATGGAACGAATGCTGGGCGCGGAGCTGACGGCGCATCTTGGCTACGAGGAAGGCAAAGACGCTCCACCCGGCCAGACCAACCGCCGCAATGGCGCCTCGAGCAAGGTGCTGAAGAGCCAAGACGGCGAACTGCCGCTGGCGGTGCCTCGCGACCGCGACAGCAGCTTCGAGCCCGAGCTGGTGAAGAAGGGCCAGACCCGGATCGACGGGATCGATGACAAGATCATCGGGCTTTATGCGGCCGGGCTGACGGTCCGGGACATCCAGGCTCACCTGCTTGATCTCTACGGCCTGAAGGTCTCGCCCGACCTGATCAGCCGCGTCACCGATGCGGTGCTGGACGAGGTCAGGGAATGGCAGACCCGCGCGCTGGATCGGATGTATCCCATCGTGATCTTCGACGCTCTACGGGTGAAGATCCGTGACGCCGACAGCCGGACAGTGAAGAATAAGGCCGTCTACGTCGCCCTGGGCGTCACCCGTGATGGGAGCCGTGAGGTTCTGGGCCTGTGGACCGCCGAGAACGAGGGCGCCAAATTCTGGCTCTCGGTGATGAACGAGTTGAAGAACCGGGGCGTGCAGGACATCCTGATCGCGGTCGTGGACGGGCTGAAGGGCTTTCCTGAGGCCATCACCGCCGCGTTCCCGGACGCCATGGTCCAGACCTGCATCGTGCATCTGGTGCGCCATTCCCTGAATTTCTGCTCTTGGAAGGACCGCAAGGCCGTGGCTGCGGACCTACGCCGGATTTACAGTGCCCCGACCGCCGATATGGCCGAGGCCGAGCTCGATGCCTTCGAGGAGAAATGGGCCGGGAAATACGCCTCCATCGCCCCGGCCTGGCGCCGGGCATGGCAGGAGGTGATCCCGTTCTTTGGTTTCGATCCCGCGATCCGGAAAATCATCTACACCACGAATGCCATAGAAAGCTTGAACCGCGTGATCCGGAAAACGATCAAGACGCGGGGCTCCTTCCCGACCGACGAGGCCGCAACCAAGTTGATCTATCTGGCAATCCGCAAATTCGAAAAGGATGGCCGAAATGTCCGGGAATGGTTTGCAGCCCGCAACCAGTTCGCCATAATGTTCGGCGAGCGCTTCGACGCTTGA
- a CDS encoding IS3 family transposase (programmed frameshift): protein MSKTTNKYSPEVRERAVRMVLDNAGQHESRWQAIVSISAKIGCSTNTLNDWVKKAEIDRGDRAGVSTEMAEKMKALERENRELKQANEILRKASAYFCDGGARPPTEVMIAFIDDYRGELGVEPICKHLPIAPSTYYDHLAKRADPDLRSDRFKRDDELRPEIERVFDENYKVYGVRKVWRQMRREGFDVARCTIARLMKDLGLQGVIRGKPHKTTIPDKKQPCPMDKVNRQFRVPAPNMLWVSDFTYVATWQGFVYVAFVIDTFARRIVGWRVSRTAHTGFVLDALEQAVHQRQPGVGLIHHSDRGSQYLAIKYTERLAEAGIEPSVGSVGDSYDNALAETINGLFKAEVIHRRGPWRSLDAVEYATLEWVDWFNNRRLLEPIGNIPPAEAEANFYAALVTKTIAA from the exons ATGAGCAAGACAACGAACAAATATTCCCCTGAAGTGCGCGAGCGAGCGGTTCGTATGGTTTTGGACAACGCCGGTCAGCATGAGAGCCGCTGGCAAGCGATCGTATCGATCTCGGCGAAGATAGGCTGTTCGACGAACACGCTGAATGACTGGGTCAAAAAGGCAGAGATTGATCGTGGCGACCGTGCTGGGGTCAGTACCGAGATGGCCGAGAAGATGAAGGCGCTGGAGCGCGAGAACCGCGAACTCAAGCAGGCGAATGAGATCCTGCGGAAGGCGTCGGCGTATT TTTGCGATGGCGGAGCTCGACCGCCGACCGAAGTCATGATCGCCTTTATCGACGATTATCGTGGAGAGCTCGGGGTCGAGCCGATCTGCAAGCACCTGCCGATTGCCCCGTCCACATACTACGATCATCTGGCCAAACGGGCCGACCCTGATCTGCGCTCGGATCGGTTCAAGCGCGACGACGAGCTTCGCCCCGAGATCGAGCGCGTGTTCGATGAGAATTACAAGGTCTATGGCGTGCGCAAAGTCTGGCGCCAGATGCGGCGGGAAGGATTTGATGTGGCCCGATGCACGATAGCCCGGTTGATGAAGGATTTGGGCCTGCAGGGCGTCATCCGGGGCAAGCCGCATAAAACGACGATCCCTGACAAGAAGCAGCCGTGCCCGATGGACAAGGTAAACCGGCAATTCCGGGTGCCGGCACCGAACATGCTCTGGGTCAGCGATTTCACCTATGTCGCCACCTGGCAAGGGTTCGTTTATGTGGCATTCGTGATCGACACGTTCGCGCGCCGGATCGTTGGGTGGCGCGTCAGCCGCACGGCTCACACAGGCTTCGTTCTCGACGCTTTGGAACAGGCTGTTCATCAGCGGCAGCCTGGTGTGGGACTGATCCATCACTCAGACCGCGGATCGCAATACCTGGCGATAAAATACACCGAACGCTTGGCCGAGGCAGGAATCGAACCCTCGGTCGGCAGCGTCGGTGACAGCTATGACAACGCTTTGGCCGAGACAATCAATGGTCTCTTCAAGGCGGAGGTCATCCACCGCCGTGGCCCGTGGCGCAGTCTGGACGCCGTGGAATACGCCACTCTGGAATGGGTCGACTGGTTCAACAATCGCCGCCTCCTCGAGCCCATCGGGAACATCCCACCAGCGGAAGCAGAGGCAAACTTCTACGCAGCTCTGGTAACTAAGACCATAGCCGCATAA
- a CDS encoding tyrosine-type recombinase/integrase codes for MKLTAQSVAKIKPADKRQQISDDNCPGLNLIVQPSGKKGWAVRYRIGDTHRRMTLGAYPILSLAEARQRAREVFAAAAEGRDPAEEVRAAKASKPEDDRDKVSSLLTQYAKRHLKSLKSGATVKRELDRFVGAEWGDRDIHSITKRDVIDLLDEIADSGRTVTANRVRAYLSKFLNWCVERDILPMSPATGVKLVAKEKSRDRVLSDDEVCWFWQACDDLGFPWGPVGQVLLLTGQRLGEVVGMSDSELMGDLWHMDAGRTKNGRAHDVPLSKPVRDILAGVERTADEKGRVQFIFTTTGETPLSGFNKGRNHIAGRMAAIASKEAGEAVTIPHWTFHDLRRTAATGMARLGIAVRVTEAVLNHVSGTGGGIVAVYQRHDYADEKRRALGAWAGLVAEIVTGNVSSEKVVSIRGV; via the coding sequence ATGAAGCTCACCGCGCAGAGTGTTGCCAAGATTAAGCCGGCCGACAAACGCCAACAGATTTCGGATGACAATTGCCCCGGCCTGAACCTCATTGTGCAGCCCTCGGGAAAGAAGGGCTGGGCGGTGCGATACAGGATAGGAGACACCCATCGGCGCATGACCCTCGGGGCCTATCCGATCCTGTCTCTGGCTGAGGCGAGGCAACGGGCGCGGGAGGTATTCGCAGCGGCGGCGGAAGGGCGTGACCCTGCCGAAGAGGTGCGGGCCGCGAAAGCCTCTAAGCCGGAGGATGATCGCGACAAGGTTTCATCGCTTTTGACCCAATACGCCAAGCGACACCTCAAGAGCCTGAAATCCGGTGCCACGGTGAAGCGCGAGCTTGACCGCTTTGTTGGGGCCGAGTGGGGCGATCGGGATATTCACTCGATCACCAAGCGCGATGTGATCGACCTTTTGGACGAAATCGCGGACAGCGGGCGCACGGTTACGGCAAACCGCGTCCGGGCCTATCTCTCGAAATTCCTTAACTGGTGCGTTGAACGCGATATTCTTCCCATGAGCCCGGCGACCGGTGTCAAGCTAGTGGCGAAGGAAAAGAGCCGTGACAGGGTTTTGAGCGACGATGAGGTGTGCTGGTTCTGGCAGGCCTGTGACGACCTGGGGTTTCCATGGGGGCCTGTGGGGCAGGTGCTCTTGCTCACCGGGCAGCGTCTTGGCGAGGTGGTCGGAATGTCCGACTCTGAGCTGATGGGCGATCTCTGGCACATGGACGCGGGCCGGACGAAAAACGGACGCGCCCATGACGTACCGCTTTCAAAGCCCGTCCGTGACATTCTGGCCGGTGTTGAACGGACCGCGGATGAAAAGGGCAGGGTGCAATTCATTTTCACGACCACGGGTGAAACGCCTCTGAGCGGGTTTAACAAGGGCCGAAACCACATTGCCGGCCGGATGGCTGCAATCGCCTCTAAGGAAGCCGGAGAGGCCGTCACCATTCCGCATTGGACTTTCCATGATCTGAGGCGCACGGCGGCAACCGGCATGGCGCGGCTTGGGATTGCTGTGCGCGTCACTGAGGCGGTTCTGAATCACGTCTCAGGCACGGGCGGCGGGATCGTCGCGGTCTATCAGCGGCACGACTATGCCGACGAAAAACGGCGCGCGCTGGGCGCATGGGCCGGGCTGGTGGCGGAGATTGTCACCGGCAACGTTTCCAGTGAGAAGGTGGTGTCGATCAGGGGCGTGTGA
- a CDS encoding type II toxin-antitoxin system RelE family toxin yields the protein MTYNLQFHKKALKEFKALDHVVRKRLTDKLAERLEDPHVPSARLSGNPNRYKIKLKSPGIRLVYEVVDQEVVVYVLAVDKRERGAAYDKAAGRVVTRP from the coding sequence ATGACCTATAATCTGCAATTCCACAAAAAGGCCCTGAAAGAATTCAAGGCGCTGGATCACGTTGTGCGAAAGCGGCTCACAGACAAGCTGGCGGAGCGCTTGGAAGATCCTCATGTGCCCTCTGCGCGCCTTTCAGGCAATCCCAACCGCTACAAGATCAAACTCAAATCCCCAGGCATCCGTTTGGTCTATGAGGTCGTTGATCAGGAAGTGGTTGTGTATGTCTTGGCAGTAGATAAGCGAGAACGCGGCGCGGCCTATGACAAAGCTGCCGGCCGGGTTGTCACACGCCCCTGA
- a CDS encoding Arc family DNA-binding protein — translation MARSKNAETGQIVIRPPAGMRDRIKAAAEANNRSMNAEIVATLEEAYPALSPDMHQVTFEVLQLLGLLTIMTKEDRELSVREKEQELRLRGAQCEMSLHDNTLRLTMAGGDIKYEFGLPEPFPDNLPDD, via the coding sequence ATGGCACGCAGTAAAAACGCAGAGACTGGACAGATCGTAATTCGTCCGCCTGCCGGAATGCGTGACCGCATCAAGGCCGCTGCCGAAGCGAACAACCGATCCATGAATGCCGAGATCGTGGCGACATTGGAAGAAGCATATCCCGCGCTGTCGCCCGACATGCACCAGGTAACCTTTGAAGTTCTTCAGCTGCTAGGCTTGCTAACGATCATGACGAAAGAAGACCGCGAACTCTCCGTTAGAGAGAAAGAGCAGGAGCTGCGCCTTCGCGGCGCCCAGTGCGAAATGTCGCTGCATGACAATACCCTCCGCCTTACGATGGCTGGAGGAGATATAAAATATGAGTTCGGACTTCCGGAGCCATTCCCGGACAACCTCCCCGACGACTAA
- a CDS encoding helix-turn-helix transcriptional regulator, whose amino-acid sequence MNAMIPQPAPDAQPLVPDKRIPAAVVRTLCGGVSNMTIHRWLNRDDFNFPKPIRIGNRRYWKEADIIAWLEAQEG is encoded by the coding sequence ATGAACGCGATGATTCCGCAACCTGCGCCTGATGCGCAACCGCTCGTTCCCGACAAGCGTATCCCGGCAGCTGTCGTCCGCACCCTGTGCGGCGGCGTGTCGAACATGACCATTCACCGTTGGCTCAACCGTGACGATTTCAATTTCCCGAAGCCGATCCGAATCGGCAACCGACGTTACTGGAAAGAGGCGGACATTATCGCGTGGCTGGAAGCGCAGGAAGGATGA
- a CDS encoding helix-turn-helix transcriptional regulator: MTPMEKHDEFPPLDKWRFDDMTSKTEKLWGLPSIAKALGVSVDKARKLAQKDDVPIYRPDGATYMAFRSDLMAWLRTK, from the coding sequence ATGACACCAATGGAAAAACACGATGAATTTCCGCCCCTCGATAAGTGGCGGTTTGATGACATGACGTCGAAGACGGAGAAGCTTTGGGGCTTGCCGTCTATCGCCAAGGCGCTGGGTGTGAGCGTGGACAAGGCAAGGAAGCTGGCACAGAAGGACGATGTGCCAATCTATAGACCAGACGGCGCGACTTACATGGCGTTCAGATCGGACCTCATGGCATGGCTGAGGACGAAGTGA
- a CDS encoding phage portal protein codes for MFKIFRRSETKSFADPSPDLLSLFGITPTAAGVAVSSEAALRVPAVSSAIRLISEATASLEVKVKRIGADGTEADDPGSSILGLLRDQANDWTDGFSFIRDLVIDALSDDRGGLAFVNRIDGRPVELIRYRAGIMSVDYEPDTGEPSYRISGRVVRSQDVIHLRSPFGRAPLSLAREAIGLAIVMERHGSNLFGSGARPSGVLSFPKGMGEESVKKAREAWRKTHEGGETGRTAILYDGASFTPLQLTSTDSQFLENRQFQITEIARAFRVPPSMLFQLDRATWSNSEQMGQEFLTYSLEPWLRALEGALRRALFLPDERPRMAIRFDRDDLTRADLTARATAINSLIASRTINPNEGRDWLGLAPYQGGEEFFNPNISTSGGAAVARDPEDKEQIDNAD; via the coding sequence ATGTTCAAGATCTTCCGTCGCTCCGAAACGAAATCCTTCGCTGATCCCTCACCGGATTTGCTGTCCCTGTTCGGGATCACGCCGACCGCTGCGGGTGTGGCGGTGTCGTCGGAGGCTGCGCTTCGTGTTCCCGCCGTCTCCTCGGCCATTCGCCTGATTTCGGAGGCGACAGCCTCGCTCGAAGTCAAGGTGAAGCGGATCGGTGCAGACGGCACGGAAGCTGACGATCCGGGCTCGTCCATTCTAGGACTTCTCCGTGACCAGGCGAATGACTGGACGGACGGCTTTTCCTTCATCCGCGACTTGGTGATTGACGCCCTGTCCGATGATCGCGGCGGTCTGGCCTTCGTGAACCGGATCGACGGGCGTCCGGTGGAGCTCATTCGCTATCGCGCAGGGATCATGAGCGTGGATTACGAACCGGACACCGGCGAGCCGTCCTATCGAATCTCAGGCCGCGTGGTGCGCTCTCAGGATGTGATCCATCTTCGCAGCCCGTTCGGACGGGCCCCGCTTTCACTGGCGCGCGAGGCCATCGGACTTGCGATAGTCATGGAACGGCACGGATCGAACCTTTTCGGATCCGGAGCCCGGCCATCGGGCGTTTTGAGTTTCCCCAAGGGCATGGGCGAGGAATCGGTGAAGAAGGCGCGAGAGGCGTGGCGCAAAACTCACGAGGGCGGCGAAACCGGCCGCACCGCGATCCTGTATGACGGCGCCAGCTTCACGCCGCTGCAACTGACCTCGACCGACAGCCAGTTTCTGGAGAACCGGCAGTTCCAGATCACGGAAATCGCACGGGCGTTCAGGGTGCCGCCTTCGATGCTCTTCCAGCTCGACCGAGCGACGTGGAGCAATTCGGAACAGATGGGGCAGGAATTCCTTACCTACAGCCTCGAGCCTTGGCTGCGCGCGCTCGAAGGGGCGCTCCGGCGGGCTCTGTTCCTGCCGGATGAGCGCCCGCGCATGGCGATCCGGTTCGATCGCGACGACCTGACCCGCGCCGACCTCACGGCGCGCGCGACGGCGATCAACAGCCTGATCGCGAGCCGCACTATCAATCCCAACGAGGGCCGCGACTGGCTCGGCCTCGCTCCGTACCAGGGCGGCGAGGAGTTCTTCAATCCCAACATTTCTACCTCGGGCGGCGCGGCTGTCGCGCGAGATCCCGAAGACAAGGAACAGATCGACAATGCAGATTGA
- a CDS encoding phage major capsid protein: protein MDKIEVKANLSVDDEGSVTGVAWPFRSADRMGDVIERAAFANAVPPLPMLDTHDQTKAIGVWNEVAVTDEGLKLKGRLLVNDVERAREVRALVLAGGMRGLSIGFHATKALPRHGGGRTIQALELMEISIVAVPAHPGARITSAKGAEMAEQENGAPDVTALETKVGETTEAITVLTQRLDKVEAKANRPGGDQERKDDPSDERKAFANYLRHGDRISDEDRKALNVSSDPQGGYLAPPELSSEIIRDLVEYSPIRSVASVRTTTAPSVIYPTRGDVTNARWHGEMDERKGSDISFGQKELEPKEISTYVDISNRLLADAPQAEIEVRAALSEDFGQKEAKAFVNGAGGPEPEGFMAHPSIEHTVNGHATEIKADALIKLLYALPATYRNRGVWALNGTTLGLVRTMKDGQGNYLWQPSYQAGQPETILGRPVVEMVDMPDVEANAFPICYGDFSAYRIIDRLAVTTLVDPYTQATTGITRIHATRRTGGAVLQAARFRKLKMAAS from the coding sequence ATGGACAAGATCGAAGTCAAGGCAAACCTCTCCGTTGATGACGAGGGTTCCGTCACCGGCGTGGCATGGCCTTTCCGCTCGGCGGATCGCATGGGCGACGTAATCGAGAGGGCGGCGTTCGCCAACGCGGTGCCACCCTTGCCGATGCTCGATACGCATGACCAGACTAAAGCAATTGGGGTCTGGAATGAAGTGGCGGTGACAGACGAGGGCCTCAAGCTGAAAGGGCGCCTCCTGGTCAACGACGTGGAGCGAGCACGCGAGGTGCGGGCGCTTGTTCTGGCAGGCGGCATGCGCGGTCTCTCCATCGGTTTCCACGCTACAAAGGCGCTACCGCGCCATGGCGGAGGCAGGACCATTCAAGCCCTCGAACTCATGGAAATCTCAATCGTCGCGGTTCCGGCGCATCCGGGCGCGCGCATCACCTCTGCGAAAGGAGCAGAAATGGCCGAACAAGAGAACGGCGCGCCGGATGTGACGGCGCTCGAAACCAAGGTGGGCGAAACCACGGAGGCGATCACGGTGCTGACCCAGCGCCTTGACAAGGTGGAGGCCAAGGCAAACCGCCCCGGCGGAGATCAGGAGAGGAAGGACGATCCCTCTGACGAGCGCAAGGCCTTCGCGAACTACCTCCGCCATGGCGATCGGATCAGCGACGAGGACCGCAAGGCGCTCAACGTGTCGAGCGATCCGCAGGGCGGCTATCTCGCCCCGCCGGAGTTGTCTTCGGAGATCATCCGCGATCTGGTGGAATATTCCCCGATCCGATCCGTTGCTTCCGTGCGCACGACCACGGCGCCGTCCGTGATCTATCCGACACGTGGTGATGTCACCAACGCGCGCTGGCATGGGGAAATGGACGAGCGGAAAGGCAGCGATATTTCGTTCGGCCAAAAGGAGCTCGAGCCGAAAGAAATTTCCACCTATGTGGACATTTCCAATCGCTTGCTCGCCGACGCTCCGCAGGCCGAAATCGAGGTCCGCGCGGCGCTTTCGGAAGATTTTGGGCAGAAGGAAGCCAAGGCTTTCGTGAACGGTGCGGGCGGCCCTGAGCCCGAAGGCTTCATGGCCCATCCGAGCATCGAGCACACGGTGAATGGCCATGCAACGGAGATTAAGGCCGACGCGCTGATCAAGCTGCTGTACGCGCTCCCGGCTACCTACCGCAACCGGGGTGTCTGGGCGCTCAATGGCACCACGCTGGGTCTCGTTCGCACGATGAAGGACGGGCAGGGCAACTACCTGTGGCAACCGTCCTATCAGGCCGGGCAACCGGAGACGATCCTCGGGCGCCCTGTGGTGGAAATGGTCGATATGCCGGACGTGGAAGCGAATGCGTTCCCGATCTGCTACGGCGATTTCTCCGCCTATCGCATCATCGATCGGCTTGCCGTGACGACGCTGGTGGATCCTTACACGCAGGCGACCACCGGCATCACCCGCATCCACGCAACGCGGCGCACCGGCGGTGCGGTGTTGCAGGCTGCGCGCTTCCGCAAACTCAAGATGGCCGCGAGCTGA
- a CDS encoding head-tail connector protein gives MAIVTLRQVKAQLSFSDDLGIGEDDDLIIRKIEAAQHHLERLLGFRIDETYGGSDQREVPPDLIEAVCQLSAWWYETREAAGEGAREMPFGVSRIVNEYREFTF, from the coding sequence ATGGCAATCGTGACGCTCAGGCAGGTGAAGGCGCAGTTGTCGTTTTCGGACGATCTCGGCATCGGCGAGGATGATGATCTGATCATCCGCAAGATCGAGGCTGCGCAGCACCATCTCGAACGCCTTCTGGGGTTTCGGATCGATGAGACCTACGGCGGGTCCGACCAAAGAGAGGTGCCTCCGGATCTGATCGAGGCGGTCTGCCAGCTCTCGGCGTGGTGGTATGAGACCCGCGAAGCGGCAGGAGAGGGGGCACGGGAAATGCCCTTCGGTGTGTCACGCATCGTCAACGAATATCGGGAGTTCACCTTCTGA